A window from Amblyomma americanum isolate KBUSLIRL-KWMA chromosome 7, ASM5285725v1, whole genome shotgun sequence encodes these proteins:
- the LOC144097399 gene encoding uncharacterized protein LOC144097399, with protein sequence MCWSNARTTLLFVSLVCMCMNGFNLSSRAFGYRDKLKQNNISAYLPDVTDLSKWLNGRKASDSIIMGLAGVSLIFDFVLFVGAAREHAGMIEVSGFWGSIDCAADAVIGFLSANYTLPLILLEDEKMEDEEMAAVEKRTQLLISRVPPATVKQILHFVYVIMRLLLKSVILCILFEYEDHLYRREIREEHHILVFTKEHTGHGMPALTY encoded by the exons ATGTGCTGGAGCAACGCCAGGACGACACTTCTATTCGTCTCTCTTGTATGCATG TGCATGAACGGATTCAACCTGTCGTCGCGGGCGTTCGGCTACCGGGATAAGCTGAAGCAGAACAATATATCCGCATATCTGCCAGATGTCACTGACCTCTCAAAATGGT TAAACGGGCGGAAAGCCTCGGACTCAATCATCATGGGCCTGGCTGGAGTTAGCTTAATCTTCGACTTCGTGCTATTTGTTGGCGCtgcaagg GAACATGCTGGAATGATAGAGGTGTCCGGGTTCTGGGGTTCTATCGACTGCGCCGCAGACGCCGTCATTGGATTCTTATCGGCCAACTACACCCTACCACTAATT CTTTTGGAAGATGAAAAAATGGAAGATGAAGAAATGGCG GCAGTGGAAAAAAGAACCCAACTGCTAATTAGCAGGGTTCCACCAGCG ACGGTCAAGCAGATTCTGCACTTCGTATACGTGATAATGCGGCTATTATTAAAG AGTGTCATCCTATGCATCCTCTTCGAGTATGAAGACCATTTGTACCGGAGAGAAATTAGGGAGGAGCATCACATCTTGGTTTTTACCAAGGAGCACACTGGCCATGGAATGCCAGCTTTGACATACTGA